In a single window of the Niabella ginsenosidivorans genome:
- a CDS encoding DUF4954 family protein yields the protein MNKIKKYPVQNLGYNFIPDEYLPEGKDEYYIRFQQNSATDYRSLTRQEIAILKSNGNRSDNWAQVLVREGIDILLIEECTFFGLVRIGKLEPYFLEFSQLRTPVGLYRSLIVSCDIGDNVSINNVRMLSHYIIEDEAILINVNEMSCTSHSKFGNGIVKDGEPEEVRIWLELCNENGGRKVIPFDGMLPGDAWLWSKNRANKKLQEAFKAFTDQKFGTYRGTYGTVGKRSVIKNTHIIKDVKIGSDAYIKGANKLKNLTINSNENAKSQIGEGCELVNGIMGAGSRAFYGVKAVRFILAPFSQLKYGARLINSYLGENATISCCEVLNTLLFPAHEQHHNNSFLCASLVMGQSNIAAGATIGSNHNSRAADGELQAGRGFWPGLCVSLKHNSKFASFTMIAKGDYPAELNIPMPFCLISNDVHNDQLLIMPGYWFMYNMYAILRNERKFADRDRRKEKEQLLEYDFLAPDTVNEIFTALRLLCLYTGKAFYQASKMIGSDKDFEQKGKELLDKQAPVVSQLEIIAAGMENAHRPVLLIKVQQGYQLYKKMVAYYGSCLLINHLQQSGDINIAAVQQLFEQAGKRKKWSNVGGQLIQDAAVEQLIDIITSGNATGGWHTVHEFYRQEAAKYPLQKLLHGLSALMEIKEFRPTDVNKQLLKILMHDAIEMKESIAQSVYTSKIKDYENPFRKMVYSSTEEMEQVIGKLKDNQFINEQLAETEAFKKEVGQLIHSLA from the coding sequence ATGAACAAAATCAAAAAGTACCCTGTCCAAAATCTTGGGTATAATTTTATACCCGATGAATACTTACCCGAAGGAAAAGATGAATATTATATCCGTTTTCAGCAGAATTCCGCAACAGACTATCGCTCCCTCACCCGTCAGGAGATCGCTATTTTAAAATCAAACGGTAATCGCTCAGACAACTGGGCGCAGGTGCTGGTAAGAGAAGGCATTGACATCTTATTGATCGAAGAATGCACTTTTTTCGGATTGGTTCGTATCGGAAAGCTGGAGCCGTATTTTCTGGAGTTCAGCCAGCTGAGAACTCCCGTTGGGCTGTACCGCAGCCTGATTGTCAGCTGCGATATCGGCGATAATGTTTCCATCAATAATGTGCGTATGCTGAGCCATTATATTATTGAAGATGAAGCTATCCTCATTAATGTAAACGAAATGTCCTGTACTTCCCACAGCAAGTTTGGAAACGGGATCGTAAAAGACGGCGAGCCGGAAGAAGTACGCATCTGGTTAGAGCTCTGCAATGAGAACGGGGGAAGAAAAGTAATTCCTTTTGACGGCATGCTGCCGGGCGATGCCTGGCTCTGGTCAAAGAACCGGGCAAATAAAAAACTGCAGGAAGCTTTTAAAGCTTTTACTGATCAGAAATTTGGCACCTACCGCGGCACTTATGGCACCGTTGGCAAAAGAAGCGTCATAAAAAACACGCACATCATCAAAGATGTAAAAATCGGCAGCGATGCCTATATAAAAGGTGCCAATAAATTAAAGAATCTTACCATTAACTCCAACGAAAACGCCAAATCGCAGATCGGTGAAGGATGTGAGCTGGTAAACGGGATCATGGGCGCAGGCAGCAGGGCCTTTTATGGCGTAAAAGCTGTCCGTTTTATACTGGCGCCCTTTTCACAGCTGAAATACGGAGCCCGGCTGATCAATTCCTACCTGGGAGAAAACGCAACTATTTCCTGCTGCGAAGTATTGAACACTTTGCTGTTTCCGGCGCATGAGCAGCATCATAACAACTCTTTCCTTTGCGCATCCCTGGTAATGGGGCAAAGCAATATTGCCGCCGGGGCCACCATTGGCTCTAACCACAATTCACGCGCTGCGGATGGTGAACTGCAGGCAGGGCGCGGCTTCTGGCCGGGACTTTGCGTAAGCCTGAAGCACAATTCAAAATTCGCTTCTTTTACCATGATCGCTAAAGGCGATTACCCGGCAGAGCTGAATATACCAATGCCCTTTTGTCTGATCAGCAATGATGTTCATAATGACCAGTTGCTGATCATGCCGGGGTACTGGTTCATGTATAACATGTATGCCATCCTGCGCAATGAGCGAAAATTTGCAGACAGGGACCGGCGGAAAGAGAAAGAACAACTGCTGGAATATGACTTTCTTGCGCCCGATACAGTCAATGAAATCTTTACAGCGTTACGCCTGCTTTGTCTCTATACCGGGAAGGCATTTTATCAGGCCAGTAAAATGATAGGCAGCGATAAAGATTTTGAACAAAAAGGAAAAGAACTACTTGATAAACAGGCGCCGGTGGTATCCCAGTTAGAGATCATTGCAGCAGGGATGGAAAACGCGCACCGTCCGGTGCTCCTTATAAAAGTGCAGCAGGGGTACCAGCTTTATAAAAAAATGGTGGCGTATTATGGAAGCTGTCTTTTAATAAATCATTTGCAGCAGTCGGGCGATATCAACATTGCTGCAGTGCAACAGCTTTTTGAGCAGGCCGGTAAAAGAAAAAAATGGAGCAATGTCGGGGGGCAGCTGATCCAGGACGCAGCAGTAGAGCAGCTCATCGATATTATCACATCAGGCAACGCTACCGGCGGCTGGCACACTGTGCATGAATTTTACAGGCAGGAAGCAGCTAAATATCCGCTGCAAAAGCTGCTGCATGGCCTTAGCGCCCTTATGGAAATAAAGGAATTCCGTCCAACGGATGTCAATAAACAACTTTTAAAAATACTGATGCACGACGCCATTGAAATGAAAGAATCCATCGCGCAATCGGTTTACACTTCCAAAATAAAGGACTATGAAAACCCGTTTCGCAAAATGGTATACAGTTCCACGGAAGAAATGGAGCAGGTCATCGGGAAATTAAAGGACAATCAGTTTATCAATGAACAACTGGCAGAAACGGAAGCTTTTAAAAAAGAAGTCGGGCAACTGATCCACTCATTAGCCTAA